One region of Culex pipiens pallens isolate TS chromosome 2, TS_CPP_V2, whole genome shotgun sequence genomic DNA includes:
- the LOC120414677 gene encoding ubiquitin-conjugating enzyme E2 R2, whose product MSSQPSSSAVRALSLEYKSLQEEPVEGFRVKLLNEDNLFEWEVAIFGPPDTLYQGGYFKAHMKFPPDYPYSPPSIRFLTKVWHPNVYENGDLCISILHPPVDDPQSGELPCERWNPTQNVRTILLSVISLLNEPNTFSPANVDASVMYRRWRDSQGKDNEYPNIIRKQAQAAKAEAEKEGIVVPTTLEEYCIKSKTKPSSQEPQLDMTDFYDDDYDLDTEDDDQSVESFADGDDSGNGES is encoded by the exons atgtCTTCGCAGCCGTCCAGTTCCGCCGTGCGAGCGTTGTCACTGGAGTACAAAAGCCTCCAGGAGGAACCGGTCGAAGGTTTCCGCGTCAAGCTGCTGAACGAGGACAACCTCTTCGAGTGGGAAGTGGCCATCTTCGGCCCGCCGGACACTCTCTACCAGGGTGGTTACTTTAAG gcCCATATGAAATTCCCTCCAGATTATCCGTACTCTCCGCCGTCTATACGATTCTTGACAAAAGTATGGCACCCGAACGTTTATGAG AACGGAGATCTGTGCATCTCGATCCTGCACCCGCCGGTGGACGATCCCCAGAGCGGCGAGCTTCCGTGCGAGCGGTGGAATCCAACGCAGAACGTGCGCACCATCCTGCTGTCCGTGATCTCACTGCTGAACGAGCCCAACACCTTCTCGCCGGCGAACGTGGACGCGTCGGTCATGTACCGGAGATGGCGGGACTCGCAGGGCAAGGACAACGAGTACCCGAACATCATAAG aaaacaagccCAGGCTGCCAAGGCCGAAGCCGAGAAGGAAGGGATCGTTGTTCCGACGACGCTGGAAGAATACTGCATCAAATCCAAGACGAAACCCAGCAGTCAGGAACCACAG CTCGACATGACAGACTTTTACGACGATGATTATGATTTGGATACCGAGGATGATGACCAGTCGGTGGAGTCGTTTGCCGACGGTGATGACAGCGGCAACGGTGAATCATAA